In the Ovis aries strain OAR_USU_Benz2616 breed Rambouillet chromosome 18, ARS-UI_Ramb_v3.0, whole genome shotgun sequence genome, CGTCAACAGGCAGATTCTCGCCCGAAGGACCCAGAGGAAGGCCAGAGGCCCAGAGCATGGGGAAGCCTGTGAATGTGGCCATAGATGTGCATGAGATAGGCTTTCCTGCCTCCATGTGCCTGGTCCAATCTGCCTcagtgttttccttctttctgctcgTCCTCTGCTCCCCAGCCTGCTATGGCTCCCTACTGCCAGTGAGATCCACACGCCTCCAGAGGCCATCGTTCTAGGCTCTTTAGAATCTGACCTGGGTGATCTCCCTAATCACTGCCCCACCCTTTTTCCTGGGTCTGTTTCAGCTCCTCATCTCtatctctcctcctttctctgcttctggCATCCTTACTCCCTGAGCCAGGGCCTGGCTGTTTCCTCTCCCAAGATTGCCTTCTCATCTCTCATGCTAACCTCAGGGTTCCTGAAAGGCAGGCTCAACTTTCATTGTTTGTTAAAGGCCTTCAAAAATGCCCCCTCCCCACTGACACCTCCATGCAGTGAAGGCTGTCACAGGGCTGGGCTTACGGGGGTCCCCAATGAGGTGGCACAGAAATCCTCTGCTTGGGCTGACCTGATCCCGTGTGACCTGGTTCTCTTCTGCTCATCAGAGCTGCCTCGGATGGGCAGTTCTGGATGGCTTTGGTTAACATTGATGGAGAAAGCAAATCATGGACttgaccaaaatattttttttctgtttattttatagaaGCAGACTCTTTGAAGATATAGGGAGATGAGCATATAATTTGAAGGGTCCTGGAGTTAAGAAGTTGGTAACTGCTGCCTGGAAAAGCCCCACTTTGCAGGTAGCCCATCTCTGTTCACTTGAGTCTCAGAGCTGCTTCTGGAAGGTCAGAGCCTCTTTCTAGCATGGTTCACATGCTGTGTCCCCTCACTTGTGTTGAGGGGCTCCCTGGCAGGAGAAGAGAGTTCAGGGAGCCTCTGAAAGTGCTGAGTGTCTGAATGAATGGGGAACTAGCACCCTCTGGGCAGTTTGAAGGTGCTGCTGAAATTGAGAGGCTCCAAGAAGGCAGGGCCTCCAGGGGCAGGACGACAGCTGGGGAGCAGACTCACGCATGCTGGGCTTTCCCTGCGGCTTGTCCTGCAGGGGCTTGCCCCTCTTGCGCAGCTTGTCCTCCAGCACTTGCTCCATCTTCTCGATCACCTGGAGGGCAGAGCACAAAGGCTGGGCTGGCCCCGGGGCACCACACCTTCCCCTCAATGGCCAGGTCGGGCAACCTGGCCTTTCTGACACCTGCCTTCTCCTGGTGCCTCACGGTCTCCTCTAGCGCCTTCATCTTCTGCAGCTTGTCCTGGTAGCGCTTCAGCAGCGCAGCCTGTGGCTGCTGAGCCTGGTGTCGGAGGAGCAGCTCCTTTTCTCGATCATTCTTCTgacggtggggggcgggggaagagaggggagagaagggggaaCAGGGGTGCCCCTGGCCCCGAGGGTCTACCCTAGCCCCCTCTGCTCAGTCCTCCACTGCCCTGGCCCCCTGGCCCCTATGTCCCTCTCCCTTCTACTTTCAGACATTCCCTCCTGAGGGCCCTTCCCCTCTGCACTCTGAGCCCTGGCTTACTAGAATCAGTTCATTCTGCAAACGCTGCACCTTGTCCCTCAGCTTCTTCATGTCCAGCTCACTCAGCAGCAGTTTCTGCTTCATGGATGCTAGTGGTGGTGGAGGAGCGGGCTCAGGGAGGAGACACCTCCCAATTCAAATTGGAATACTTGAgggtgggcaggtggggagggcagaTGTCTCTCAGTCCTGGGGCTTGAGACAGGGCTGGACTCTCAATTTCCTTCCCTGGAGAGACCCCAGACTCCTATTGATTAGCCCGTGTCCCGCAGCACACACACCTGGGAGAGGCCCCCACCTCCCTGTTCCCTAGCTGGCCTGCACGCCCTCACCCAGGTTCTGGGCCTTGTCAGGGCTGGCTGACTCCTCTTCTACCTCCTTCTGGGCCAGCTGGCTTCTCAGCATGCGGTTCTCTGCCTCCAGGATGCTGGTCTGTTTCCGCAGTGACAGGatgtcctctgccatcttctgcaTGGCCCGCCGGTAGTTGTTCATCTCCTGCGGACCCCGGAGCTCAGAGCTGAACCCCCAGCCCCACTGTGGCTGCCACCCAATATCGACATTCACACTTAGAGGTCAGCAGGTCACTCCCGAGGCCAAAGAACAGAGAGAATCCCAAGCTGTGCCCTCAAGTCTTAGCAACTCCTTGGAGGGGTGGTCATGACTGGGTCTTCACCCCTCCTGGTCAGTGAGAACAGCTGTGTAAATGTGCTCTTCTGGGGGCTTACATCTTTTCATGAGATGCCTTCTAGGGGGGACCCAGGCCTCAGACACCATTGAGGAAGTCCCTGAGTGATGGAGATTTGAAAACCTCCGGGCCAGCTCTCCAGGGCCTGGCTAAATTCGGGCCATTCTcaccttctcctttctcctttcttccttctctaatCCCTCTTCTTCTTTGTGTCACTGAGAACCCAGGGAAGACTCTCTCTGAAATCTCCCTGAAGGCCCCTTGGGAGCTGCCCCTGGGCACCAGCCTCCCAACCAGCCCAGGGGTCTTGAAGGGACCCAAGGTAAGCCTGGGAGACCCAGATAAGGACTCAGGGTCAGTGCTGGGATCCAGCTATAGGATCCAGGATATGAGGTGGGGCCAGGATGCCAGGCTCTGTCATTAGGATAGGATTCACAGCAATACTAACATCTGGTATTCATTGAGCATTTACCATGTTCTAGGTCAGGCCCGCCTCCTTCATTTAGCCTGTGAGGATGGGTTCtcttatcatcctcattttaccgATGATGAAgacaaggcccagagaggtgagtaGCCTGCTCAGTCACAAAACTAATGAGCGGCAGGGTCAGGGTCTGAAATCCAGGCCTGCTGGCCCTTGAATCCTTGTTCTTAAGCACTGCAATCCTGTCATGATGCCCCATATAGGGAAACTTCACAATATTTTGAGAAGTGATGAAAACAGATTATTACAAAGAATTATGATTTCAACTTGGGAAAAAAATTCATGTTTACCCTTGTGTGTACATAGGAGAATTCATAGGTTATATTTACACTATTTGTTTTATAATCAGAAATTCCCTACTGTTATTTACAAACACTTTTGTGAAGGTAGCTTCTTAAATATAAACAGTAcaacaaaatagaaaagagagaCTCAAAATGTGAAGCCAGAAAGGTctgtggagggggaggagggatgagCTAGGTTTGGggtggagcaggaggagggaagCAAGGCCAGGGGGAGCTTGTGGCCTGTGGCCTTCCTGAGACTGTGCAGGCCTTgcaggcggggggtgggggctccaGCCAGGAAGGGGCTCCCAAGTCGTCAGGAAGCAGAGCTCGGTCCCCAACTCCCACCTGGGCCCCATGCTGACTGGGGATATGGCCTGGCTCCCAGTCACTGCCTCCAACCTGTTGCATGGTGGGCTGCTGGCTTCCCAGGGCGGGGTTTCCAGACAGCAGGGGCTCATCAGATACCACTTGTCACCTGCTGCTGTCTAGCCTTCTGGCTAGACTGCCTCTGAATGGTGCCAGCGCTGGGTCCGTCTCCCGAGCACCTGCCCCAGTCAAGTTTCAGGTCTTGGCTCCTGTAGATCTGCCCATCTGGTGCCCTCAGACAGCTACGTTAACTAGGACACTCAGCCCAGAGACTGCACCCCCTCAGGGCTTTGTGGTCGGGCCCCAGGCAGAAGCCCAGCTTGGCTACTGACTCACTGAGTGAGCTTGGACAAGCCCCTTCATCTTgctgagcctcaggttcctctGACAGGAGGAGCGTGGAGTTGCTGCAAGGTCAGAGTTCAGGAGCCCTGCCTCAGGCAGGCAGGCCTTGGAGGCAGCagttcccatcccaccccatcaCTGTTCTAGTACCAGCTTTAGTTAACAGGTCAGACCCCTTCCTCTTCGTCCTTGCTGCCCTCAGCCTGGGTTCCCTTGCTCCCTCCTCTGCTGTGCTCTACATCTTCAATGTATAGCAGCCCCTTGATGGACAGGGGTTTGGGAGGCTCAGTAGACCGTCAAGAGGAATCAcatgatatttttgaaaaagaaaattcatccctcctttccctccctaGCCTAGTTCACGCTCTTCTCATGTCTTCTCTGAACAATTACGGCAGTATCCAAGTGGGTTTCCTTGATTTAGAATTATCTTTTAGAGAAAACACAGCTTGTCCAAGAAAACAAGTTCAAGGATGCTCCACACACTGCAAAGTGTGTTATTCTAGGAAATGCTCAGTCTCTGGATACAGGCAGTACTTACAAGGAATGACCTAGATTCAATTGTTCTGAGGCAGAGATGGCCACActgtatttttaagttaaaaaaaaaaaagtagcaatgTGGCAAATTAATAtgatcacatccacaactggtatGTGTACGTGTGAATgcacgtgtgcacgtgtgcatgagAGCATACATACAGATGTATAGTAACAGTGGTAACTGCTCAGTTTGGGAAGGAAAAGGAACACTTGCTTAATCTAAGAATTTATTCATGTTATTcatctaattaaaaataacttaaaccGAAATACATTGAGGGCTATACCATGTTCACAGAGTGAAAGACGAAATGTTTAAAGAGTTAGTTCTTCCTTACACTCATTCATAGACTCAGTGTATTTTCAATTAAGATCTTAACCCTCTTGTATATGTGGAGAAACAGATGAACTGGTTctatgagaaataaaaagaataagtatCGCCAAAACGCTTTTGAAGAGAAACAGGTGGGAAGACTTGCTGTATCAGCTGTCAAGATTTAtgataaagctacagtaattaagacagGGTAATATAACCGCAAAGTTTGACAAGCAGGCCAAAGCATGAGAGAGCCCGAATACAGATCCACGCATATATGGACCCTTAACATATGATGGTGCTACAGGGTGGTAGGGAAAGGACAGTCATTTTAATAAAAGGTGCTGCATCGATTGATATCtatctggagaaaagggaaacttgaCTCCTATTACAtaccataattaaaaataaatcccccccccaaaaaaaaaacaaatccagagGGACTGTAGATCTAAGTGTAAAAGGTAAAACAATAAAGCCTCCAGGAGACGAGGATAAGAACATCTTTATGAACTTGGGGTAGGGAAAGGTATTTCAAAACAGGATATCTCCAAAAAggggagacttccctgatggtccagtggttgagatgcTGGCCTTCACCACTGtggacccaggtttaatccctggtcggggaactaagatcctacaagccacacagtgtggccaaaaaaacacaaaaaacaaaaaacaaacaaaaaaaacaacccaaaacaacaaagaaaaccccaaaccaaaataTGCCAAAAAAGCACAAATCAGGATGGAAAAGATTGATAAATTGGTACATTTAAATTAAGATATTGTATTCATGTAGAGACATTATTAACAGGGTGAAATGCGCAAGAAAAGTGGGAGAAGATACTTGAAACAAACACAACCAAAGATGAGCTCATATTCAGATATAAAAACAactcccaggcttctctggtggttcagtggtaaagactccacctgccaatgcaggagacacaggtttgatccctagtccaggaagatcccacatgctgcagagcaactaagcctcaactactgagcctgcgccctAAATCCCGGGAACCACAACTACCGAAACCCAAGCGCCCTacagcccacgctccacaacaagagaaaccaccgtaGAGAGAAACCCGTGAACCACAACTACAGTCATCCCTGCTGAAAGCAACTAGAGACAACTCTGCACAGCCACTAGGACCCAGCGTAGCCAATGAATACacaagacataaataaataaaattataaaaaaccAACTCCCACAAATCAATAAGAGAAAGACAGACTATGCAAGAGAATAACAGGCAAGAGATTTGAACTGACCCTCAACAAAATAAGCCAATAAGCATCGGAATCAGTGGCCACCCTCATTAGTCCTTTAAAACCAAAAAGATTCTGCTATATGCTGCCACActgactaaaacaaaaacaaaacaaccctgaGCATACCAAATATTGGTGATGATGTAGCACAAGTAGAGCTCTTAGTCCCTGCTGGGGGAACGTGAAGTGCCACCATCCTTTCACAGATCTGTTCAGAAACTGGATCCTATTGAAGCTGAGTGCCTGCATAGCCTATGATCTGGCGATTATACTCCTGAGTATATACCACCCCCCAAAATGCACATGCGAATGCATCAAGAGGCTGGTTTAAGAACATCACTAGTAGTATTATTTGTAATAATCTTAAACTGGAAATAACACAAGTACCCATCGCAGTAGAATGGTGGGAGAGTCATACAGTAAGATGCTACTCAGCaacacaaatgaatgaatggtggTCAGGGAAAACCACATGGAGGAATCTCTCAAACTAATTGtgagcaaaagaagaaagacacAAATCCCCTACTCTACAATTCCATACAGATTTTCTCTAAAAGCAAGTACACTTGGATGAGTTAAAAATCAGGGTATTAGATCCCCTCGGGAAGGTAGAGAGATGATGAGGGCATGAGGGAGCTTCTGGGGTGCTGGGAGTGCTCTTCTTGACCTGTAGGACCTGTAGGGGGTTACATGTGTGTGTTCACCTTGCGATGATTCATCCCTTGTATGCATttatgttttgtgtgtttgtttgaatGGGTGTTGTACTTcacattaaaaagttaaaaacgtttaatgaattaaaaaagaaaggaaatcctgGTCAACTTCAGTTAAATACAGGAAGCCTCCACATTTCCACCCCTTTGGAGAGCATCCTGGTTCTCAGCAATAGTGGGGTCCTTTCCAGCCCTGAGCTTTGGGTGCTCCCTGTGGGCCCTGGTTCTGGGCCCTGATCACAGCCTCTCCACCCTGTGAGGCTTATCCAGTCCTGTCTGGGAGAAATGGCCAGATCTGCTCTACCTTCCTGGCAGGGCCCTCTGAGAGCAAGCAGGCCCACGCTGACCCTTGTCGAGGGCCTAAAGGATGCCTCAGAACATCCTATGAGACTCAGATTAATTCACGTTTCCCATTGCCTGCAAATGTGAAGCGAGCCTTTGCACTCAGACCCTGCTAAAACCTGTGCTCTTTGCACCTACTGGATTGAGGCAGGTTGGGGCTTCACCCAGAGGGAAGAAGATTGGGATCCTGCCTTGACAGTAGCTGAGTCTGTCTACAGAAATCGAGGGGCACTGATGGGGGTTGTGGCCAGCACAGGCACCGGTGTCCATATGATGTCCCAAGGTCCCAGGGTACCCTCTGTCCCTGATGCCAAGGCTGCCTGGCATGGAGATGGAAGAAGGGCATCCTCAGCCTGCTCCTCAGGGAGCCAGAAGTGCCCAGGTCTCCCTGCGTTGGGACAGGTGGGCATGCAGCCTGCTTAGCACAGTGAGAAAACTGTGGCCTGATCCCATTGCTGCTTTACCAGCTTCTCCTTCAGTAGGTCCTGCTCAAGGTAGGGGGGCAGCGAGAGAGGCACTGGGCAGGGAAGAACCCTGCTAGATGCTGAGGTCCGGGTACCTTAGTCTATGTGTGTGCGGATGGGGAAGGCTGAGATCATCACGGCTGTGGTTCAGAACGAGTGCCTGAGGTTTGGAGCAGCTTTCTTCCTGCCCTGCTTCAACTTAGAGGCAAAATCAAGGCCTCTTACAAGCCATCCCCTTATGCCCATCAACCCCGCCCTTCCCCTCCAGCACTCTTATCTCCCCCTTCACATCTCTACTCAGGCTGAACTATTAATATCTGCAGAGAACCTCTCCCCCATTTCCACTACCTAATCTTTGATCTTTTATAGTCCACTCAGTAatttgtagtctaagggactacaaggagatcaaaccattcagtcctaaagaaaatcaatccggagcgttcattggaaggactgaagctgaagctctaatattttagccacctgatgcgaagaactgacttattggaaaagaccctgatgctgggaaagattgacggcaggagaaggggatgaggatgagatggttggatggcatcactgactcgatggacacgggttcaaagctccaggagatggtgaaggacaggatggcatcaccgactcgatggacatgggttcaaagctccgggagatggtgaaggacagggaagcctggcgtgctgcaatccatggggtcgaaaagagctggacatgattgaatgaacaacaacagtaatttGTAATTGCATGAGGACTGGTAGTGTGTGTGCTCCTgagagtgcatgtgtgtgcacctgtgcaCGTTTGCGTGGCGGGAGTCCTGGGGAAGGGGCTGTGACCTTGGCCTGCCCCACGGGTCTAATCAGCTCCTCTTCTTATTGGGCTCACCCTTTCTAATGCTCTGTTATCTCTCACTCAGGAGTCTTGGGGGTGAACAAAGTTCTATTCTTAACACCCCTCCTCCTTGACAAAGAACGAGAGATGAGGtccagaggaagggaaaaaaataaatggagaaggacAGTGTGGCTCCTGCTGAAGTGGGGAGGCCTTACATCAGCCACATGGCTGATGGGTTCTTGGGGGCTCCATCCCTCGGAGGTTAGCCCTATTGAGCTTCCACaggccccaccaccacccccagccaAATCTCCCCTGGAGGGGTGGAGAGGGACCTGGTCCTGGAT is a window encoding:
- the CCDC33 gene encoding coiled-coil domain-containing protein 33 isoform X3 produces the protein MGEPESPSPPAPQAAPGLLDSHSEMNNYRRAMQKMAEDILSLRKQTSILEAENRMLRSQLAQKEVEEESASPDKAQNLASMKQKLLLSELDMKKLRDKVQRLQNELILKNDREKELLLRHQAQQPQAALLKRYQDKLQKMKALEETVRHQEKVIEKMEQVLEDKLRKRGKPLQDKPQGKPSMRFPMLWASGLPLGPSGENLPVDVYSVLLTENSRLRAELDKNRHQSAPIILQPQALTDLLASNSDKFNLLAKLERAQSRILSLESQLEDSARRWGREKQDLATRLQEQEYGLRHPSNIVATDVPVSDPHGGASWGLGGGFDSHPTSRVNGP
- the CCDC33 gene encoding coiled-coil domain-containing protein 33 isoform X2 codes for the protein MGEPESPSPPAPQAAPGLLDSHSEMNNYRRAMQKMAEDILSLRKQTSILEAENRMLRSQLAQKEVEEESASPDKAQNLASMKQKLLLSELDMKKLRDKVQRLQNELILKNDREKELLLRHQAQQPQAALLKRYQDKLQKMKALEETVRHQEKVIEKMEQVLEDKLRKRGKPLQDKPQGKPSMRFPMLWASGLPLGPSGENLPVDVYSVLLTENSRLRAELDKNRHQSAPIILQPQALTVDPGELGARGDLAESLQETEAPGHSRGTLPAQDLQEDLLASNSDKFNLLAKLERAQSRILSLESQLEDSARRWGREKQDLATRLQEQEYGLRHPSNIVATDVPNPSKDQTQPSKLDP